The Hyperthermus butylicus DSM 5456 genome includes a region encoding these proteins:
- a CDS encoding TIGR04013 family B12-binding domain/radical SAM domain-containing protein, which translates to MPADLVFVARSVYGARNAFAHLASALEAAGLLGRSVDMVLVEEDPATVAAELERRGRRVVLLYGLSSPVFLDLLPELARNTARFTVVVGGPHAEGAYWQLLRMGVYAAVVGDGENTVVALAEHFLGERSLDDVPNIALRDDGRFRITRIELVDLDSYMPHSRRYRLYPPIEIMRGCPFRCRFCQVPWLFKARVRYRSPSVVEEAVRDYVAAGKKHIRFVAPIGFAYMSRRPGEPNVEAIEELLTAVRRAGGIPYLGTFPSETRPEYVTPEVLEVVKRLAANRRIALGLQSGDNRVLEVSDRGHTVEQVFEAVELVVRYGFRPVVDILFGLPGEDEEAVEKTVDAMYKLAEMGAQLRLHTFIPLPGTPFAKAKPKPVHPRYREAIRRLLGRGVLEGDWEEQEQIAPRVYCTIAIDPAPTPEPRPLPEQSYCRETWTKLANLIPAYRDIAREMEG; encoded by the coding sequence ATGCCTGCCGACCTAGTGTTTGTCGCTAGGAGCGTCTACGGCGCGCGGAACGCCTTTGCACACCTAGCCTCAGCGCTAGAGGCTGCTGGGCTCCTCGGACGCAGCGTGGACATGGTTCTCGTCGAGGAGGACCCCGCCACTGTTGCTGCGGAGCTTGAGAGGCGTGGGCGCCGGGTGGTGCTGCTCTACGGTCTCTCCAGCCCTGTTTTCCTCGACCTGCTACCAGAGCTAGCCCGCAACACTGCGAGATTCACTGTGGTTGTTGGCGGGCCCCACGCTGAGGGCGCCTACTGGCAGCTCCTAAGGATGGGCGTCTACGCAGCCGTCGTGGGTGACGGCGAGAACACGGTAGTGGCGCTTGCCGAGCACTTTCTCGGCGAGAGGAGCCTCGATGATGTGCCAAACATAGCGCTCCGCGATGATGGAAGGTTCCGCATTACGAGGATCGAGCTGGTGGACCTGGACAGTTATATGCCGCATAGTAGGAGGTATAGGTTGTACCCGCCGATAGAGATTATGAGGGGGTGCCCGTTCCGGTGCCGGTTCTGCCAGGTGCCATGGCTCTTCAAGGCCCGCGTAAGGTACCGTAGCCCCAGTGTTGTGGAGGAGGCTGTGAGGGACTACGTGGCTGCCGGCAAGAAGCATATACGGTTCGTGGCGCCGATAGGTTTCGCCTACATGTCGAGGAGGCCCGGCGAGCCCAACGTGGAGGCGATAGAGGAGCTCCTCACCGCCGTCCGGAGAGCCGGGGGTATACCCTACCTGGGCACCTTCCCTAGCGAGACACGGCCTGAGTACGTGACGCCCGAGGTGCTAGAGGTTGTGAAGCGGCTCGCCGCCAACCGGAGGATAGCCCTGGGGCTCCAGAGCGGTGACAACAGGGTGCTAGAGGTCTCCGACCGCGGTCACACAGTGGAGCAGGTCTTCGAGGCAGTGGAGCTAGTGGTCCGCTATGGGTTCCGCCCCGTGGTGGACATACTGTTCGGCCTACCGGGCGAGGACGAGGAGGCCGTGGAGAAGACTGTGGACGCGATGTACAAGCTAGCAGAGATGGGGGCGCAGCTGAGGCTCCACACCTTCATACCCCTGCCAGGCACCCCCTTCGCCAAGGCGAAGCCGAAACCTGTGCACCCCAGGTACCGTGAGGCGATACGACGCCTCCTAGGCAGAGGCGTGCTGGAGGGCGACTGGGAGGAGCAGGAGCAGATAGCACCGAGGGTCTACTGTACAATAGCTATCGACCCTGCTCCGACACCGGAGCCGAGGCCCCTACCCGAGCAGAGCTACTGCCGGGAGACGTGGACGAAGCTTGCAAACCTAATACCAGCATACCGGGACATAGCGAGGGAGATGGAGGGGTAG
- a CDS encoding SPFH domain-containing protein: protein MEDYRTAVVAPAQTTLRSVIGDMELDEIPYNRAAINAKLRSILDEATDKWGVRAESIEIREVEPSPTVKKAMEEQTAAERERRAAILSAEGERMAMILRALGEAQRLRILAAGASALHPAAVTVLGLETLAKLADTPSTKLVLPYELTRLAEAVAAHLGAAAAQPP from the coding sequence ATCGAAGACTACCGGACCGCAGTTGTCGCGCCGGCGCAGACAACGCTGCGAAGCGTAATAGGCGACATGGAGCTAGACGAGATACCCTACAACCGCGCTGCAATAAACGCTAAGCTCCGCAGCATACTCGACGAGGCCACGGATAAGTGGGGCGTCCGGGCCGAGAGCATCGAGATAAGAGAGGTTGAGCCAAGCCCCACGGTTAAGAAGGCTATGGAGGAGCAGACGGCAGCGGAGAGGGAGAGAAGGGCAGCAATACTCAGCGCTGAGGGCGAGAGGATGGCCATGATACTCCGAGCGCTAGGCGAAGCCCAGAGGCTGAGGATACTAGCAGCTGGAGCATCAGCACTACACCCAGCCGCAGTAACGGTCCTCGGCCTAGAGACGCTAGCCAAGCTAGCAGACACACCATCAACAAAGCTGGTCCTACCATACGAGCTAACCCGCCTAGCTGAGGCAGTAGCAGCACACCTGGGTGCTGCAGCAGCCCAGCCACCATAG
- a CDS encoding SPFH domain-containing protein, whose protein sequence is MNGVAALLALVLGALVSALVALGIRVIRPWEVDIYIRLGKFMGILRPGLHWVPPFISNVYRIDLRTQVVDVPKQEVITRDNSPVVV, encoded by the coding sequence TTGAACGGTGTAGCTGCTCTCCTAGCTCTAGTCCTTGGAGCCCTTGTATCAGCGCTTGTCGCTCTAGGCATCCGGGTCATTAGGCCCTGGGAGGTTGACATCTACATTCGGCTCGGCAAGTTCATGGGCATACTGCGGCCTGGTCTCCACTGGGTCCCTCCGTTTATAAGCAATGTATACCGCATAGACCTCCGCACACAAGTAGTCGACGTGCCGAAGCAGGAGGTTATAACGAGGGACAACTCTCCAGTCGTAGTATGA
- a CDS encoding aldo/keto reductase: MYVVLGRSGLRVSRVGLGLWQAGSRLWGGVSLGDVVAAAERGLELGLNLFDTAELYGAGRSEALLGEALRRAGARDGVVVVTKVAGYRVTWAGVRKALEGSRRRLGRSPDIVLYHWPPPVPFTVCRVVRLLERAVDEGLAAYMGVSNFNARELEEAVQCTRRHEIVVDQVHYSIAHRVPENRLIPTARRLGVTVMAWGPLAKGALAGKTRADNMARRLDPVFREAARDDKLLETLRRAAEKLGVSMAVVALAWLHGRGVVPVAGVRRPRHAEEAAKAARTELPPEIAGEIDEASKKYVARWGTCYNELHWNRYIPPPLQHLIYRLILRGI, translated from the coding sequence TTGTACGTTGTTCTTGGCCGTAGCGGGTTGAGGGTTTCGCGTGTAGGGCTTGGATTGTGGCAGGCTGGTAGCCGGCTGTGGGGCGGCGTTAGCTTGGGCGATGTTGTTGCTGCTGCTGAGCGCGGCCTCGAGCTTGGCTTGAACCTGTTTGATACCGCTGAGCTGTATGGTGCTGGTAGGAGTGAGGCTCTCCTCGGGGAGGCTCTGCGCCGCGCCGGCGCCCGTGACGGTGTTGTGGTTGTCACCAAGGTTGCTGGGTATCGTGTCACGTGGGCTGGTGTTAGGAAGGCGCTGGAGGGTTCCCGGCGGCGCCTCGGCAGGAGCCCGGACATAGTGCTCTACCATTGGCCTCCACCTGTGCCCTTCACTGTGTGCCGTGTTGTTAGGCTGCTGGAGCGCGCTGTGGATGAGGGGTTGGCGGCGTATATGGGTGTAAGTAATTTCAACGCGCGGGAGCTCGAGGAGGCTGTCCAGTGCACCCGGCGCCACGAGATAGTCGTGGACCAGGTCCACTACAGTATTGCCCACCGTGTCCCGGAGAACCGGCTGATACCTACGGCGCGGAGGCTCGGCGTAACAGTCATGGCGTGGGGGCCGCTGGCAAAGGGCGCCCTCGCCGGGAAGACCAGGGCAGACAACATGGCCCGGAGGCTTGACCCGGTATTCCGGGAGGCGGCGAGGGACGACAAGCTATTGGAGACGCTGAGGAGGGCAGCTGAAAAGCTGGGCGTCAGCATGGCCGTTGTAGCACTAGCATGGCTTCATGGCAGGGGCGTGGTCCCAGTAGCTGGCGTTAGGAGGCCACGCCACGCCGAGGAGGCTGCAAAGGCTGCTAGGACAGAGCTACCCCCAGAAATCGCGGGAGAGATAGACGAGGCCTCCAAGAAGTATGTAGCGAGGTGGGGTACCTGCTACAACGAGTTACACTGGAACAGGTACATCCCACCGCCACTCCAACACCTCATCTACCGGCTCATCCTGAGGGGAATCTAG
- a CDS encoding ATP-binding protein: MYVRFVDRAAELSILLGLAERGSGVPIYLYGPEGCGKTRLLRELVARLREHSSYLVAYIDALEERDPGRAVAGSDELRRLILDAVRSAGGGPLGVILVYAVARVLASIERRLVEGRHVVIVVDDVARPLGLDSVEAYVKSLLRLVEYDLAEKNPASVLVVASTSEGLSLEKLKRHPTWVSVKLLWGLPREGFEELAGLLGAPGTELVGDVWRFTGGNPRALIQIATVYQWNIKAWLRDLDASIIVPVLAEAKARGLLAELREVLEDPDSIITSATPGLQQVGQLLVEHNLLIYKAIATLTGESIPANQELGIGRYYAWQLPAYRILLRKHLQGQLGTPAW, from the coding sequence GTGTATGTTAGATTTGTTGACAGGGCTGCTGAGCTGTCCATCCTTCTCGGGCTTGCCGAGCGCGGCTCTGGGGTCCCGATCTACCTATATGGGCCGGAGGGCTGTGGCAAGACTAGGCTGTTGAGGGAGCTTGTTGCCCGGCTGAGGGAGCATAGCAGCTATCTGGTAGCATATATTGATGCCCTGGAGGAGCGTGATCCTGGACGTGCTGTTGCCGGGTCGGATGAGCTTCGCCGCCTGATTCTGGATGCTGTGCGCAGCGCTGGCGGCGGGCCGCTGGGTGTTATACTCGTCTATGCTGTCGCCCGTGTATTGGCAAGTATTGAGAGGAGACTTGTTGAGGGGAGGCATGTTGTTATTGTTGTGGACGATGTTGCTCGGCCTCTGGGTCTCGACTCTGTCGAGGCTTATGTTAAGAGTCTTCTAAGGCTCGTGGAGTATGATCTGGCCGAGAAGAATCCAGCATCGGTGCTCGTGGTTGCATCTACGAGTGAGGGCTTGAGCCTGGAGAAGCTGAAGCGCCACCCTACATGGGTGTCAGTGAAGCTTCTATGGGGTCTGCCCCGTGAGGGCTTCGAGGAGCTTGCAGGGCTTCTCGGGGCTCCCGGCACGGAACTCGTTGGGGATGTTTGGAGGTTTACGGGTGGTAATCCCAGGGCTCTTATACAGATCGCCACTGTCTACCAGTGGAACATCAAGGCGTGGCTTAGGGATCTCGACGCCAGTATTATCGTGCCGGTACTCGCCGAGGCTAAGGCACGCGGGCTCCTAGCTGAGCTCCGCGAGGTGCTCGAGGATCCAGATAGCATTATCACTAGTGCCACGCCGGGGCTCCAGCAGGTAGGCCAGCTTCTCGTGGAACACAATCTCCTCATATACAAGGCTATAGCCACGCTGACAGGCGAATCCATACCCGCCAACCAAGAGCTAGGCATTGGCAGGTACTATGCATGGCAGCTCCCAGCATACCGCATACTATTGCGGAAACATCTGCAGGGCCAACTGGGCACACCCGCATGGTGA
- a CDS encoding NfeD family protein has product MGSDVWSATTRGKPIPRGTKVRVVGVEGVHLIVEPVEEA; this is encoded by the coding sequence ATAGGCAGCGATGTCTGGTCAGCAACAACCAGGGGCAAGCCCATACCACGCGGCACTAAGGTACGCGTAGTAGGCGTAGAAGGTGTCCACCTGATAGTCGAGCCCGTAGAGGAGGCTTGA
- a CDS encoding AbrB/MazE/SpoVT family DNA-binding domain-containing protein, whose translation MLQSRFILFRRVYGVSGVPAAVEAFTLRVGRRGEIYTTRELRERLGIREGVVVRAYIVGDKLVIKPVTPLEEKIRRTVVELEPGGAERLSEEAQAEEGVYG comes from the coding sequence GTGCTTCAGAGCAGGTTTATACTATTCCGACGCGTCTACGGTGTGTCGGGGGTTCCGGCTGCTGTGGAGGCGTTTACTCTGCGTGTCGGGAGGCGCGGCGAGATCTATACTACGAGGGAGCTTCGTGAGAGGCTCGGCATTAGAGAGGGGGTTGTTGTTAGGGCTTACATTGTCGGCGATAAGCTTGTTATAAAGCCTGTTACCCCGCTTGAGGAGAAGATCCGGCGTACAGTTGTCGAGCTCGAGCCTGGGGGGGCTGAGAGGCTCAGCGAGGAGGCCCAGGCAGAGGAGGGGGTTTATGGCTAG
- a CDS encoding MFS transporter yields MVVWGMGEDWLDRLWPVLVAAFASQVIGGLLWSVYAPFLRGQGFSGTLYGVIGSVSVFSSVAGSLVGGWVSDRYGSRGVIIAGVVSWSVGAAVLSLGGLYPALASSVLSGFGGGAVWVAVAALVSRTAPDAELDKAFSYMNAANLFGGALGSFMGWLPIIYSRATGAPLLESYRLFLAVGAAVLLAVTLPLYARVREPRAACAVGVDGPRRRVSVPWRTIYKLFLVELVIGFGAALSIHNIDYYFALKYGVTSAELGTTFGVQEAAMGVLTLYMPRFSRRVGGPLRTYLVLTGSSVPLLVAMTLVDSFPVAAALYIVRTILMNVASPLYQAFQMSLIPWELRGRGSSLLGLAWQVPVGLGRSVGGALLDIDVELPLRVTALLYTAALSMLAAFFPDHLRKRSTAATHRG; encoded by the coding sequence GTGGTTGTGTGGGGTATGGGGGAGGATTGGCTGGATAGGCTCTGGCCGGTTTTGGTGGCTGCGTTTGCGTCGCAGGTGATTGGCGGGCTGCTCTGGAGCGTGTATGCGCCCTTCCTCCGGGGCCAGGGGTTTAGCGGGACGCTCTACGGCGTGATAGGCTCTGTGTCGGTGTTCTCGTCTGTTGCTGGTAGTCTTGTGGGTGGCTGGGTTTCCGACAGGTATGGGTCCCGGGGGGTGATTATTGCTGGTGTTGTCTCCTGGTCGGTGGGGGCGGCTGTTCTCTCGCTTGGCGGGCTCTACCCCGCGTTGGCCTCGTCGGTGCTGTCAGGGTTTGGGGGTGGGGCTGTCTGGGTTGCGGTGGCTGCTCTGGTTAGCAGGACGGCTCCGGACGCGGAGCTTGACAAGGCCTTCTCCTACATGAACGCGGCCAACCTGTTCGGCGGCGCTCTGGGGAGCTTCATGGGCTGGCTCCCCATCATCTACTCCCGTGCTACGGGGGCGCCGCTGCTGGAGTCCTACAGGCTCTTCCTGGCTGTGGGGGCGGCTGTCCTGCTCGCCGTGACGCTCCCCCTCTACGCGCGGGTCAGGGAGCCCAGGGCTGCCTGTGCGGTGGGGGTGGACGGGCCGAGGAGACGCGTGTCTGTGCCGTGGAGGACGATATACAAGTTGTTCCTGGTCGAGCTGGTGATAGGCTTCGGCGCGGCCCTCTCCATACACAATATAGACTACTACTTTGCCCTCAAGTACGGCGTGACTAGCGCCGAGCTCGGGACGACGTTCGGCGTGCAGGAGGCTGCTATGGGAGTGCTGACACTCTACATGCCCAGGTTCAGCAGGAGGGTGGGAGGCCCCCTCCGCACATACCTAGTACTCACCGGCTCGAGCGTACCCCTGCTCGTGGCGATGACCCTCGTGGATAGCTTCCCCGTGGCAGCAGCATTGTACATAGTGAGGACCATACTGATGAACGTGGCGAGCCCCCTCTACCAGGCGTTCCAGATGTCGCTCATCCCATGGGAGCTGAGGGGCCGCGGCTCATCGCTCCTCGGGCTGGCGTGGCAGGTCCCCGTGGGGCTGGGGAGGAGCGTTGGCGGCGCCCTGCTTGACATCGACGTGGAGCTCCCCCTGAGGGTGACAGCGCTACTGTACACCGCCGCCCTCTCAATGCTGGCAGCATTCTTCCCAGACCACCTGCGAAAGCGCAGCACAGCCGCCACGCATAGAGGCTAA
- a CDS encoding DUF4234 domain-containing protein, which yields MASSGIAQGYLANIRSLVERARETDYVMPIWLPYLPLLIVLASMFGIFIVLAASEAKPVWEIRHGEPGFAVGEYSRDNVEFALDIGAIFLFLAMLIAGLIVQAYVVYKWIDRRNKHFARTHALYENIVEYLEALGIQEPEIAQMRSIVQEMRYREPHRSPVLWLILIIIPVTIVSLIAQLYVYHFLTRDYYEHEVREQMFYRQLSELLKRHGVYLEPPEQTVPDRNTVLYIILSIVTLGLFFLYWVYVMTEDPNRHFTAHSGVEQNLIRALESLAAPTA from the coding sequence TTGGCTTCCAGCGGTATCGCGCAGGGCTACCTGGCGAACATCCGTAGCCTCGTTGAGAGGGCCAGGGAGACAGACTACGTTATGCCCATCTGGCTCCCATACCTGCCACTACTGATAGTGCTTGCATCAATGTTCGGCATATTCATCGTTCTTGCTGCTTCGGAGGCTAAGCCGGTGTGGGAGATAAGGCATGGCGAGCCCGGTTTTGCGGTAGGCGAGTACAGCAGAGACAATGTCGAGTTCGCGCTCGATATCGGGGCCATATTCTTGTTCCTAGCCATGCTTATCGCTGGGCTAATAGTGCAAGCCTACGTCGTCTACAAATGGATTGACCGGAGGAACAAGCATTTCGCTAGGACGCACGCCCTCTACGAGAACATTGTCGAGTACCTGGAGGCACTGGGTATCCAGGAGCCCGAGATAGCCCAGATGAGGAGCATCGTGCAGGAGATGAGGTACCGCGAGCCGCACCGCAGCCCAGTGCTCTGGTTGATACTCATCATAATCCCGGTAACAATTGTCAGCCTGATAGCCCAGCTCTACGTCTACCACTTCCTCACAAGAGACTACTACGAGCACGAGGTCCGGGAGCAGATGTTCTACCGGCAGCTCTCGGAGCTGCTTAAGCGCCACGGGGTATACCTTGAACCGCCGGAGCAGACCGTGCCAGACCGCAACACGGTCCTATACATTATACTGTCGATAGTCACGCTGGGCCTATTCTTCCTCTACTGGGTCTATGTGATGACGGAGGATCCCAACCGGCACTTCACAGCCCACAGCGGCGTAGAGCAGAACCTCATCCGCGCCCTCGAATCGCTAGCAGCACCAACAGCCTAA
- a CDS encoding antitoxin AF2212-like protein translates to MPSVVRARYEGVVLRLLGRLELREGKEVVLEVYEDMSCLPGRSAAW, encoded by the coding sequence ATGCCTAGTGTCGTCCGTGCCCGCTATGAGGGGGTTGTGCTGAGGCTTCTTGGGAGGCTAGAGCTGCGGGAGGGTAAGGAGGTTGTCCTCGAGGTTTACGAGGATATGTCGTGTTTGCCAGGCAGATCCGCAGCCTGGTGA
- a CDS encoding PIN domain-containing protein has translation MDAYEVYYTPLLLVEAKWIILRLARRSPDLRERLLAEYRAGLETLEAEDRLHETITTNSAVDEVADKLLAMGVRDYFDRMIYATACYYNAVLLTEDRELHSLQNTRGAPKPPAVPSWEEILPRLR, from the coding sequence CTGGACGCATACGAGGTTTACTATACGCCGCTCCTCCTCGTAGAGGCTAAGTGGATAATTCTCCGGCTGGCCAGGCGCAGCCCCGATCTCCGTGAGAGGCTACTCGCAGAGTACCGGGCGGGGCTCGAAACACTAGAAGCCGAGGATAGGCTGCACGAGACGATAACCACGAATAGTGCTGTAGATGAGGTGGCCGACAAGCTGCTCGCAATGGGCGTCAGGGACTACTTCGACCGCATGATATACGCCACGGCATGCTACTACAACGCTGTACTCCTAACAGAGGATAGGGAGCTCCACAGTCTACAGAACACCCGTGGAGCACCCAAACCCCCAGCGGTCCCGTCGTGGGAGGAGATACTGCCAAGACTAAGGTAG
- a CDS encoding B12-binding domain-containing radical SAM protein, protein MVKRCRDCLRVGLLYPAIYEAAVASLAYQNMYYLLNSLEYVYAERIVARSMAGPEPAPRSLETGRPLREFDVVVVPVSYELDYVTLGRLFHAAGLPLLRREMRRGEGPLVVVGGPVASMNPVVALEFADLVAVGEAEPLLPLLAEKAYEHGPWRALEELECRPGFLAPGCEGVEKVVVRDLDSAFHSTVQFRVPGSGEPWGEAYMVEASRGCPYMCRFCMEAHFLMPLRYRSLGRLLELIERGVEANGVRRVAFYALSFFDHPAADRLLEHVIGEGLEASIGSLRADTLNEDRVELLARAGQRVVTVAPETLSPRLCRGIGKCIGYDRVEEIAGWAWARRMHVKLYFMLGLPGETDRDVEEYAEALKKLSRRAPPVREAIRVTVNPMVPKPHTPMQFHRLIDRATYERRVRILRRAQSKVLTVEPLSYRYAYAQTVIARGDETVARLVDEWARLGGRLGQLWTAARRLGVNLDRYAYGPVEPRWHRLVRLGLPLKALERAYTYSTAEAENGNSVEHGGG, encoded by the coding sequence GTGGTTAAGCGGTGCCGGGACTGTCTCCGTGTCGGGCTGTTATACCCTGCCATATACGAGGCTGCTGTGGCTAGCCTCGCCTACCAGAACATGTACTATCTGCTCAACAGTCTCGAGTACGTGTATGCCGAGCGTATAGTGGCCAGGTCGATGGCTGGGCCGGAGCCGGCTCCCCGCAGCCTTGAGACTGGGCGGCCGCTAAGGGAGTTCGATGTCGTGGTTGTCCCGGTGAGCTATGAGCTGGACTATGTGACGCTTGGCAGGCTGTTCCACGCTGCTGGGCTCCCCCTGCTCCGCAGAGAGATGAGGCGCGGCGAGGGCCCCCTGGTTGTTGTGGGTGGGCCCGTCGCGAGCATGAACCCGGTTGTTGCTCTGGAGTTTGCGGACCTGGTCGCGGTTGGCGAGGCTGAGCCCCTCCTGCCTCTCCTCGCCGAGAAGGCCTACGAGCACGGGCCGTGGAGGGCGCTGGAGGAGCTCGAGTGTAGGCCTGGCTTCCTGGCGCCGGGCTGCGAGGGGGTCGAGAAGGTTGTTGTGCGCGATCTCGACTCAGCCTTCCACTCAACTGTGCAGTTCCGTGTGCCGGGGAGCGGGGAGCCCTGGGGCGAAGCCTACATGGTTGAGGCTAGCCGTGGCTGCCCCTACATGTGCAGGTTCTGCATGGAGGCCCACTTCCTCATGCCTCTGCGATACCGCAGCCTCGGCAGGCTCCTGGAGCTGATTGAGCGGGGCGTCGAGGCTAACGGTGTGCGGCGCGTCGCGTTCTACGCGCTGAGCTTCTTCGACCACCCCGCCGCCGACAGGCTGCTCGAGCACGTGATCGGGGAGGGTTTGGAGGCGAGTATCGGGAGCCTACGCGCCGACACGCTGAACGAGGACCGTGTGGAGCTCCTGGCGCGGGCTGGCCAGAGGGTGGTCACGGTTGCGCCGGAGACGCTGAGCCCCCGGCTCTGCAGGGGCATAGGGAAATGCATAGGCTACGACAGGGTGGAGGAGATCGCGGGGTGGGCTTGGGCCCGGAGGATGCACGTCAAGCTCTACTTCATGCTGGGCCTCCCGGGCGAGACGGACCGCGACGTGGAGGAGTACGCGGAGGCCCTGAAGAAGCTGAGTAGGCGGGCGCCGCCGGTCCGGGAGGCGATCCGGGTCACGGTTAACCCCATGGTGCCGAAGCCCCACACACCAATGCAGTTCCACCGGCTGATAGACCGGGCCACCTACGAGCGCCGCGTGAGGATCCTCCGCCGCGCCCAGAGCAAGGTGCTGACGGTGGAGCCGCTGAGCTACAGGTACGCCTACGCCCAGACGGTGATTGCGAGGGGCGACGAGACGGTCGCCAGGCTCGTCGACGAGTGGGCCCGGCTGGGAGGCCGCCTAGGCCAGCTATGGACGGCAGCCAGGCGCCTCGGCGTGAACCTAGACCGCTACGCCTACGGCCCTGTTGAGCCCCGCTGGCACCGCCTGGTGAGGCTGGGCCTGCCACTGAAGGCGCTAGAACGGGCCTACACCTACTCGACGGCCGAGGCGGAGAATGGGAACAGCGTGGAACATGGTGGGGGCTAG